A single genomic interval of Euwallacea similis isolate ESF13 chromosome 2, ESF131.1, whole genome shotgun sequence harbors:
- the dsb gene encoding lysosome membrane protein 2 isoform X2, translating to MGLYKQYFRITQHALGLRRTTPNGKDGIALQMLISQPVNHGHLSVIIIGIFTLAMGIILSSIPWLDYIILKNIRLREGSLSFHYWQKPGVIRLTKVYVFNVTNPDGFLRLGERPKLHEVGPFVYREEMEKVNIKFHDNGTVSYQHKKILKFVPELSVAKHHKLTVPNIPLLTLSTQSNNLGWFVQRAISVMLRIGSFKPFVSVTVDELVFGYDDNLVSLAHQFYPKRKKPQQKMGLFITRNGTLPEVHTIYTGEKGMQEFGLIASLNGKNTLPYWKEPPCNVINASEGSFFPPRYYTKKDVIYLYDKDICRTFPMQFRESGQKHDIAYDLYTPTENMFESVKNYPDNKCYCPGNEYCPPKGLQNISPCQYDAPVYISFPHFLDGDPSLLNDVEGLEPRKEFHGSYFKIQPKLGVPLEGKIRIQLNLRVQQAPNISPVKDFRTMVFPIMWLEEGVDEVTPTIRRWIYLATTFAEIGAPLITYGCIFFGACLVTGVLVNAYKSAVFTKKSIEIGMHNLRRKSSLLSSVPNRFISRNDTTTYTLLDMSDEADVDEEESSQ from the exons ATGGGACTGTATAAGCAGTACTTCAGGATAACACAACATGCATTGGGTCTACGAAGGACAACGCCGAACGGCAAGGATGGCATTGCCTTGCAGATGCTTATTTCTCAACCTGTTAATCATG GACATCTTTCAGTTATCATAATAGGCATCTTTACTTTGGCAATGGGCATCATTTTATCGTCGATACCTTGGTTGgattacataattttaaag AATATCCGCCTTAGAGAAGGATCTCTTAGTTTCCATTACTGGCAGAAGCCGGGAGTTATAAGACTAACCAAAGTGTATGTATTTAACGTAACCAATCCTGACGGCTTTCTCAGATTGGGGGAGAGACCAAAGCTGCATGAAGTGGGTCCCTTCGTCTATAG AgaagaaatggaaaaagtgaatataAAATTCCACGACAACGGGACTGTGTCCTACcagcataaaaaaatactgaaatttgTACCTGAATTAAGTGTAGCTAAGCATCACAAACTGACAGTCCCAAACATCCCTTTACTG ACACTGTCAACTCAATCCAACAACCTCGGATGGTTCGTCCAACGAGCGATATCTGTAATGTTGAGGATAGGCTCGTTTAAACCTTTCGTTAGTGTGACCGTAGACGAATTAGTTTTCGGATACGACGACAATCTAGTCTCTCTTGCTCATCAATTTTACCCAAAGAGGAAAAAACCGCAGCAGAAAATGGGATTATTCATAACC CGCAATGGAACTTTGCCAGAAGTCCACACAATATATACAGGAGAGAAAGGAATGCAAGAGTTCGGATTGATCGCCAGTCTAAATGGCAAAAACACCCTGCCTTATTGGAAAGAGCCACCCTGCAACGTCATCAACGCCAGTGAAGGGTCATTTTTTCCCCCGCGTTATTACACTAAGAAGGACGTAATTTACCTGTACGACAAAGATATTTGTCGTACCTTCCCGATGCAATTCCGGGAATCTGGTCAAAAACACG ATATTGCCTACGATTTGTACACGCCTACAGAAAACATGTTCGAATCCGTGAAAAACTACCCGGACAACAAATGCTACTGTCCAGGGAATGAATATTGCCCACCCAAAGGATTGCAGAACATTAGCCCTTGTCAGTACG ATGCGCCAGTATACATTTCATTTCCCCACTTCCTCGATGGGGACCCAAGCCTGTTAAACGATGTAGAGGGGCTTGAGCCACGTAAGGAATTCCATGGATCTTACTTTAAAATTCAGCCA AAACTAGGAGTACCACTTGAAGGCAAAATCCGAATACAACTCAACCTCAGAGTGCAACAGGCCCCCAACATATCACCGGTCAAAGATTTCCGAACaatggtttttcctataatGTGGTTGgaagaa ggtgttgaCGAAGTGACTCCAACAATTCGTCGTTGGATCTACTTGGCGACGACCTTCGCAGAAATCGGGGCTCCTCTAATAACATATGGATGCATCTTTTTTGGGGCTTGCCTTGTTACTGGGGTTCTAGTTAACGCCTACAAATCAGCAGTGTTTACAAAAAAGAGCATCGAGATCGGGATGCACAATTTACGCAGGAAGAGTAGTCTTTTGAGTTCAGTACCAAACAG ATTTATATCAAGGAATGACACTACTACTTATACTTTGTTGGATATGTCTGATGAGGCAGATGTGGATGAGGAAGAATCGAGTCAGTA
- the dsb gene encoding lysosome membrane protein 2 isoform X1, translating into MGLYKQYFRITQHALGLRRTTPNGKDGIALQMLISQPVNHGHLSVIIIGIFTLAMGIILSSIPWLDYIILKNIRLREGSLSFHYWQKPGVIRLTKVYVFNVTNPDGFLRLGERPKLHEVGPFVYREEMEKVNIKFHDNGTVSYQHKKILKFVPELSVAKHHKLTVPNIPLLTLSTQSNNLGWFVQRAISVMLRIGSFKPFVSVTVDELVFGYDDNLVSLAHQFYPKRKKPQQKMGLFITRNGTLPEVHTIYTGEKGMQEFGLIASLNGKNTLPYWKEPPCNVINASEGSFFPPRYYTKKDVIYLYDKDICRTFPMQFRESGQKHDIAYDLYTPTENMFESVKNYPDNKCYCPGNEYCPPKGLQNISPCQYDAPVYISFPHFLDGDPSLLNDVEGLEPRKEFHGSYFKIQPKLGVPLEGKIRIQLNLRVQQAPNISPVKDFRTMVFPIMWLEEGVDEVTPTIRRWIYLATTFAEIGAPLITYGCIFFGACLVTGVLVNAYKSAVFTKKSIEIGMHNLRRKSSLLSSVPNRFISRNDTTTYTLLDMSDEADVDEEESSQ; encoded by the exons ATGGGACTGTATAAGCAGTACTTCAGGATAACACAACATGCATTGGGTCTACGAAGGACAACGCCGAACGGCAAGGATGGCATTGCCTTGCAGATGCTTATTTCTCAACCTGTTAATCATG GACATCTTTCAGTTATCATAATAGGCATCTTTACTTTGGCAATGGGCATCATTTTATCGTCGATACCTTGGTTGgattacataattttaaag AATATCCGCCTTAGAGAAGGATCTCTTAGTTTCCATTACTGGCAGAAGCCGGGAGTTATAAGACTAACCAAAGTGTATGTATTTAACGTAACCAATCCTGACGGCTTTCTCAGATTGGGGGAGAGACCAAAGCTGCATGAAGTGGGTCCCTTCGTCTATAG AgaagaaatggaaaaagtgaatataAAATTCCACGACAACGGGACTGTGTCCTACcagcataaaaaaatactgaaatttgTACCTGAATTAAGTGTAGCTAAGCATCACAAACTGACAGTCCCAAACATCCCTTTACTG ACACTGTCAACTCAATCCAACAACCTCGGATGGTTCGTCCAACGAGCGATATCTGTAATGTTGAGGATAGGCTCGTTTAAACCTTTCGTTAGTGTGACCGTAGACGAATTAGTTTTCGGATACGACGACAATCTAGTCTCTCTTGCTCATCAATTTTACCCAAAGAGGAAAAAACCGCAGCAGAAAATGGGATTATTCATAACC CGCAATGGAACTTTGCCAGAAGTCCACACAATATATACAGGAGAGAAAGGAATGCAAGAGTTCGGATTGATCGCCAGTCTAAATGGCAAAAACACCCTGCCTTATTGGAAAGAGCCACCCTGCAACGTCATCAACGCCAGTGAAGGGTCATTTTTTCCCCCGCGTTATTACACTAAGAAGGACGTAATTTACCTGTACGACAAAGATATTTGTCGTACCTTCCCGATGCAATTCCGGGAATCTGGTCAAAAACACG ATATTGCCTACGATTTGTACACGCCTACAGAAAACATGTTCGAATCCGTGAAAAACTACCCGGACAACAAATGCTACTGTCCAGGGAATGAATATTGCCCACCCAAAGGATTGCAGAACATTAGCCCTTGTCAGTACG ATGCGCCAGTATACATTTCATTTCCCCACTTCCTCGATGGGGACCCAAGCCTGTTAAACGATGTAGAGGGGCTTGAGCCACGTAAGGAATTCCATGGATCTTACTTTAAAATTCAGCCA AAACTAGGAGTACCACTTGAAGGCAAAATCCGAATACAACTCAACCTCAGAGTGCAACAGGCCCCCAACATATCACCGGTCAAAGATTTCCGAACaatggtttttcctataatGTGGTTGgaagaa ggtgttgaCGAAGTGACTCCAACAATTCGTCGTTGGATCTACTTGGCGACGACCTTCGCAGAAATCGGGGCTCCTCTAATAACATATGGATGCATCTTTTTTGGGGCTTGCCTTGTTACTGGGGTTCTAGTTAACGCCTACAAATCAGCAGTGTTTACAAAAAAGAGCATCGAGATCGGGATGCACAATTTACGCAGGAAGAGTAGTCTTTTGAGTTCAGTACCAAACAG ATTTATATCAAGGAATGACACTACTACTTATACTTTGTTGGATATGTCTGATGAGGCAGATGTGGATGAGGAAGAATCGAGTCAGTAG